The Vicia villosa cultivar HV-30 ecotype Madison, WI linkage group LG1, Vvil1.0, whole genome shotgun sequence genome includes a region encoding these proteins:
- the LOC131615087 gene encoding uncharacterized protein LOC131615087, with protein MVDMSDLKDGALREIVMDESVFGIEFKSLITLDDLEEIFKHDQLGVNNMHSYIRLLYDRVLRGTPLSNRFRFVSSAHCSGMAIDSEPESVRQRLVDRFMSTGNTECLHLWAYNTRPVGAHWLLLAINPIREVVYYLNSVNGEWTNYPAMKDIVDLSIQVFRSQRDAQVSRTKSSNITWIQVQCPQQKNSYDCGYFVLRFMKEILQANQLEIPLTYLDEFRAAGYPRLKLEEIKEDLCHFYIKRFFM; from the exons atggttgatatgtccgatttgaaggatggtgctttacgtgaaatcgttatggatgagagtgtcttcggtattgaattcaagtcacttattacacttgatgacttggaggagatttttaagcatgatcaactaggcgtcaataacatgcactcatacattcg gttgttgtatgacagagtgttgcgcgggactccgttgtctaacagattccgtttcgtgtcttccgcccactgcagcggaatggcaattgattcggaaccggaatcagttagacagcgcttagtagatagattcatgtccaccggcaatacagaatgtctgcatctttgggcgtataatacccgaccagtagg agcacactggttgctgcttgctatcaaccctataagggaagtcgtgtattatctgaattcggtaaatggtgaatggaccaattatccggccatgaaggacatcgttgattt atcaatacaagtgttccgaagtcaacgggacgcacaggtatcccgaactaaatctagcaacattacttggatccaagtgcag tgtccgcaacagaaaaacagttacgattgcggatactttgtattgaggtttatgaaagaaatccttcaggcaaatcaattagagattccgctcacg taccttgacgaattccgtgccgctggatacccgagacttaagttggaagaaataaaagaggatttgtgtcatttttatattaagcgctttttcatgtag